A region of Schistosoma mansoni strain Puerto Rico chromosome 1, complete genome DNA encodes the following proteins:
- a CDS encoding putative rna binding motif protein 4,lark, translated as MVKIFVGNLNPESKPSDLRKKFEAFGKVTECDVVNNYGFVHMEKESEAEAAIEGLQNAILDGVKINVERSHGKRGGGPGPARRRNEGRYRDYPPERGPRAPPRYMNSGPPPPRMGRYGPAWDDGYGGPYGPPPPRNSSRGYDYPPNGTNGRYPPIDRAEQHRPLPRGPARDPLPLPPSVGYRGPPVPEPIPSPRDYPPKPPPMRQSYDMYGEYERYREPITPSGPPRANDYYDTYGSYSSGNYEDYRESDRSMSNYDSGYDYSYYDYGMDSRSPVPPRSGYSYGRP; from the exons ATGGTGAAGATATTCGTTGGGAACCTGAATCCAGAATCCAAACCTTCTGATCTCCGCAAAAAATTTGAGGCCTTTGGAAAAGTTACAGAATGTGATGTTGTTAATAATTATGGCTTCGTG CATATGGAAAAAGAGTCTGAGGCTGAAGCCGCAATCGAAGGGCTCCAAAATGCTATTCTTGATGGGGTAAAAATTAATGTCGAACGGAGTCACGGAAAACGGGGTGGTGGTCCCGGGCCTGCCAGGCGTAGGAATGAAGGGCGCTATCGAGATTATCCTCCGGAGAGGGGCCCACGCGCACCACCGCGTTACATGAACTCTGGCCCGCCGCCCCCGCGAATGGGGCGTTATGGTCCGGCTTGGGATGATGGATATGGAGGGCCTTACGGACCACCACCACCACGTAACAGCTCCAGAG GTTACGATTATCCCCCAAATGGTACCAATGGACGGTATCCTCCAATTGACCGTGCGGAGCAACACAGACCACTCCCACGAGGTCCAGCCCGTGACCCACTGCCGTTACCGCCCAGTGTGGGGTATCGCGGACCTCCAGTCCCTGAGCCTATTCCGTCGCCTCGAGATTATCCTCCCAAACCTCCCCCGATGAGACAAAGTTACGATATGTATGGTGAATATGAGCGGTATCGGGAGCCAATAACGCCATCTGGTCCCCCACGCGCAAACGATTATTATGATACATACGGCAGTTACAGCAGCGGGAACTACGA AGACTATAGAGAGAGCGATAGATCAATGTCAAATTATGATTCAGGATACGACTACAGTTACTATGACTATGGAATGGATAGCAGATCACCGGTTCCACCAAGATCAGG GTACAGCTACGGTCGCCCCTAA
- a CDS encoding putative rna binding motif protein 4,lark: protein MVKIFVGNLNPESKPSDLRKKFEAFGKVTECDVVNNYGFVHMEKESEAEAAIEGLQNAILDGVKINVERSHGKRGGGPGPARRRNEGRYRDYPPERGPRAPPRYMNSGPPPPRMGRYGPAWDDGYGGPYGPPPPRNSSRGYDYPPNGTNGRYPPIDRAEQHRPLPRGPARDPLPLPPSVGYRGPPVPEPIPSPRDYPPKPPPMRQSYDMYGEYERYREPITPSGPPRANDYYDTYGSYSSGNYE from the exons ATGGTGAAGATATTCGTTGGGAACCTGAATCCAGAATCCAAACCTTCTGATCTCCGCAAAAAATTTGAGGCCTTTGGAAAAGTTACAGAATGTGATGTTGTTAATAATTATGGCTTCGTG CATATGGAAAAAGAGTCTGAGGCTGAAGCCGCAATCGAAGGGCTCCAAAATGCTATTCTTGATGGGGTAAAAATTAATGTCGAACGGAGTCACGGAAAACGGGGTGGTGGTCCCGGGCCTGCCAGGCGTAGGAATGAAGGGCGCTATCGAGATTATCCTCCGGAGAGGGGCCCACGCGCACCACCGCGTTACATGAACTCTGGCCCGCCGCCCCCGCGAATGGGGCGTTATGGTCCGGCTTGGGATGATGGATATGGAGGGCCTTACGGACCACCACCACCACGTAACAGCTCCAGAG GTTACGATTATCCCCCAAATGGTACCAATGGACGGTATCCTCCAATTGACCGTGCGGAGCAACACAGACCACTCCCACGAGGTCCAGCCCGTGACCCACTGCCGTTACCGCCCAGTGTGGGGTATCGCGGACCTCCAGTCCCTGAGCCTATTCCGTCGCCTCGAGATTATCCTCCCAAACCTCCCCCGATGAGACAAAGTTACGATATGTATGGTGAATATGAGCGGTATCGGGAGCCAATAACGCCATCTGGTCCCCCACGCGCAAACGATTATTATGATACATACGGCAGTTACAGCAGCGGGAACTACGAGTAG